A part of Sulfurifustis variabilis genomic DNA contains:
- the rsmH gene encoding 16S rRNA (cytosine(1402)-N(4))-methyltransferase RsmH, which yields MNGAAHIPVLLDEVLQALNVGPESVVVDATYGRGGHAEAIVNRLGESGRLLALDRDPEAVADARRRLGADPRVAIEHGSFSQLQKRCDRHGITGRVTGLLFDLGVSSPQLEAAARGFSFRHEGPLDMRMDPSAGISAAEWVNGAEEDEIARVLREYGEERFARRIARAIVRARATQPIETTRALAEIVADAVPTRERGQDPATRTFQAIRILINRELEELDAALPQAVRVLAPGGRLAVISFHSLEDRRVKHFLRGEARAPELPPGIPVAPAFHPRFRLLGRPLRPSADEMRRNPRSRSALLRVAERTEAPYV from the coding sequence GTGAATGGCGCGGCGCACATTCCTGTCCTCCTCGACGAGGTGCTACAGGCGCTGAACGTCGGGCCCGAATCCGTGGTCGTGGATGCCACCTACGGCCGCGGCGGGCACGCGGAGGCGATCGTGAATCGATTGGGTGAATCCGGACGCCTGCTCGCACTCGACCGCGACCCCGAGGCCGTCGCCGACGCCCGGCGGCGCCTGGGCGCCGACCCGCGCGTGGCCATCGAGCATGGCTCCTTCTCTCAGCTTCAGAAGCGATGCGATCGCCACGGCATCACCGGCCGCGTGACCGGGCTGCTGTTCGATCTCGGTGTGTCGTCTCCGCAGCTCGAGGCGGCGGCCCGGGGCTTCAGCTTCCGCCACGAGGGGCCGCTCGACATGCGCATGGACCCGAGCGCCGGAATCTCCGCCGCTGAATGGGTCAACGGCGCCGAGGAGGACGAAATCGCCCGCGTGCTCCGCGAGTACGGCGAGGAACGGTTCGCCCGACGCATCGCGCGGGCCATCGTGCGCGCTCGCGCGACACAGCCCATTGAGACCACACGCGCGCTTGCGGAGATCGTGGCGGACGCGGTGCCCACCCGCGAGCGCGGCCAAGACCCGGCGACGCGGACCTTCCAGGCGATCCGGATCCTGATCAACCGCGAGCTCGAGGAGCTCGACGCCGCCCTGCCTCAGGCGGTGCGCGTGCTGGCGCCGGGCGGGCGTCTCGCCGTCATCAGTTTTCATTCGCTCGAGGACCGCCGGGTCAAGCACTTCCTGCGCGGGGAAGCCCGGGCCCCCGAGCTTCCGCCGGGGATCCCGGTCGCTCCGGCGTTTCATCCGCGCTTCAGGCTCCTCGGGCGCCCACTGCGGCCGTCGGCGGACGAGATGCGCCGCAATCCGCGTTCACGGAGCGCGCTCTTGCGGGTAGCGGAGCGCACGGAGGCGCCGTATGTCTAG
- the ftsL gene encoding cell division protein FtsL, giving the protein MSRGALLLALATLATALSVIEIRHENRLLFAELQRLRQERDALNTEWEQLLLEEGAWSQHRRIEQMARKRLDMQTPGREQIVVVHAPAGSP; this is encoded by the coding sequence ATGTCTAGAGGCGCCCTGCTGCTCGCGCTCGCCACGCTGGCGACCGCCCTGTCGGTGATCGAGATCCGCCACGAGAACCGGTTGCTCTTTGCCGAGCTGCAGCGGCTCCGCCAGGAGCGGGACGCGCTCAACACCGAGTGGGAACAGCTGCTGCTCGAGGAAGGCGCCTGGTCGCAACACCGGCGCATCGAGCAGATGGCGCGCAAGCGTCTCGATATGCAGACGCCCGGGCGCGAGCAGATCGTCGTGGTTCACGCCCCGGCGGGGTCCCCGTGA
- a CDS encoding peptidoglycan D,D-transpeptidase FtsI family protein gives MTRARPHPYRLRQWLVLAFLIAGLVLLGARAIYLQVISADYLKTQGNARHTRIVKDNSHRGMILDRSGVPLAISTPVDSVWAHPATLLGERRSHAALARLLDTTPAELARLLARNREREFVYLKRHVPPAVASRVAALQAPGVSLLREYRRYYPAGAVTGHVLGFTNVDDQGQEGIELAYDAWLRAIPGTKRVLKDLHGTAVEVVESVRLPTPGKDLVTSLDRRVQYLAYRELKAAVEEHGARAGAAVVLDAYTGEVLALVNEPDFNPNNRGTFKGAMFRNRAVTDLFEPGSTLKPFTVATALESGKFTPSTLVDTSPGTMLVGGKTIRDLHNYGVISVARVIEKSSNVGTGKIALALDKRMLWDTFRRVGFGAVTGSQLPGETAGLLNSPASWVPIDQVSMSYGYGISVTPLQLARAYAALANGGELVPVTLLRQDAEPPRPRVFSPRVATAVRQMLELAVDQGTGGAARVADYRVAGKTGTVHKLTGTGYADDDYVAWFAGFAPVRNPRLVMVVAIDGPRRGRHFGGDVAAPVFGHVMSGALRLLDIAPDAPRPPATRLVSARAGDR, from the coding sequence GTGACGCGCGCGCGGCCCCATCCCTACCGTCTGCGGCAGTGGCTGGTGCTCGCCTTCCTGATCGCCGGGCTCGTGCTCCTCGGCGCAAGAGCGATCTATCTGCAGGTGATCAGCGCCGATTATCTGAAGACACAGGGAAACGCGCGCCACACGCGGATCGTGAAGGACAACTCCCACCGCGGGATGATTCTCGACCGCAGCGGAGTTCCGCTCGCCATCAGCACGCCGGTCGACTCGGTGTGGGCACACCCGGCGACCTTGTTGGGGGAGCGCAGGAGCCACGCGGCGCTCGCGCGTCTTCTGGACACGACGCCGGCCGAGCTCGCCCGACTGCTCGCGCGTAACCGGGAACGCGAGTTCGTGTACCTCAAGCGGCACGTGCCGCCGGCGGTGGCCAGTCGCGTGGCGGCGCTCCAGGCGCCGGGCGTCTCGCTGCTGCGGGAATACCGCCGCTACTACCCGGCGGGCGCCGTGACCGGCCACGTTCTCGGTTTCACGAACGTGGACGACCAGGGCCAGGAGGGCATCGAGCTCGCCTACGACGCCTGGTTGCGTGCGATTCCCGGCACCAAGCGCGTGCTCAAGGACCTGCACGGGACGGCGGTGGAGGTCGTCGAGAGCGTGCGCTTGCCGACGCCCGGCAAGGATCTGGTGACGAGCCTCGATCGCCGCGTGCAATACCTCGCGTATCGTGAGCTCAAGGCCGCAGTGGAGGAGCATGGCGCGCGCGCCGGCGCCGCGGTCGTCCTCGACGCCTACACCGGCGAAGTGCTCGCCCTCGTGAACGAACCCGATTTCAACCCCAACAACCGCGGCACTTTCAAGGGCGCGATGTTCCGTAATCGCGCCGTGACCGACCTGTTCGAGCCGGGCTCGACGCTCAAGCCGTTCACCGTCGCGACCGCGCTCGAGAGCGGCAAGTTCACGCCCTCCACCCTGGTCGACACCTCGCCCGGCACGATGCTGGTCGGCGGCAAGACGATCCGCGATCTCCACAACTACGGCGTCATCTCGGTCGCGCGCGTCATCGAGAAATCGAGCAACGTGGGTACGGGCAAGATCGCGCTCGCCCTCGACAAGCGCATGCTGTGGGACACGTTCCGGCGCGTCGGCTTCGGAGCGGTCACCGGGAGCCAGCTGCCCGGCGAAACGGCCGGGTTGCTCAATTCCCCGGCCAGCTGGGTACCGATCGATCAGGTAAGCATGTCGTACGGGTACGGCATCTCGGTCACGCCGTTGCAGCTCGCACGCGCCTACGCGGCGCTCGCGAATGGCGGCGAGCTCGTTCCGGTGACCCTGCTGCGCCAGGACGCGGAGCCGCCCCGGCCGCGCGTGTTCTCCCCGCGCGTGGCCACCGCCGTCCGTCAGATGCTCGAGCTCGCCGTGGACCAGGGAACGGGCGGGGCCGCGCGGGTGGCCGACTACCGCGTCGCGGGAAAGACCGGCACGGTGCACAAGCTGACGGGCACCGGCTATGCCGACGACGACTACGTCGCCTGGTTCGCCGGCTTTGCCCCGGTTCGGAATCCGCGCCTGGTGATGGTCGTGGCGATCGACGGTCCCCGTCGCGGGCGGCACTTCGGCGGCGACGTGGCTGCGCCGGTGTTCGGCCACGTGATGTCGGGCGCCCTGCGCCTCCTCGACATCGCCCCCGATGCGCCGCGGCCGCCGGCTACCCGGCTCGTTTCCGCGAGAGCGGGGGACCGATGA
- a CDS encoding UDP-N-acetylmuramoyl-L-alanyl-D-glutamate--2,6-diaminopimelate ligase — protein MSADRNLLPLLAGITTVSRERDSRVGGMTLDSRTVRPGDLFIALPGLRDDGRAHIPDAVARGAAAVFYEPEGYAPPALAVPAIAVPRLREQLGVIASRFYDAPSRRLKVIGVTGTNGKTTCTQLLAQALDRPPDRCGVIGTLGNGFPGALDEGTHTTPDAAAVHGLLAEFLANGARAVAMEVSSHALEQGRVNGVCFEAALFTNLSRDHLDYHGDMATYGAAKSRLFMQDGLKAAVVNVEDEYGERLARALRDRVRLVGYGLRRGDVHARALACTRGGIELEALTPMGEVGIRSPLFGEFNALNLLGALATLLALGLDPREAGRRLAAALPVPGRAERFAGGPNRPLVVVDYAHTPDALEQVLKSLRPHAAGRLWCVFGCGGDRDRGKRPEMGAVAERLADVVLITDDNPRHESGDAIVADILEGMRSKPRVIRDRRAAIATALADAAAQDVVLIAGKGHEDYQQVGDVRHPYSDRDTVRALLGLAA, from the coding sequence ATGAGCGCCGACCGGAACCTGCTGCCTCTGCTCGCCGGTATCACGACCGTGAGCCGCGAGCGCGACAGCCGCGTCGGCGGGATGACGCTCGACAGCCGCACGGTGCGCCCCGGCGACCTGTTCATCGCGCTGCCGGGCCTGCGGGACGACGGGCGCGCGCACATCCCCGACGCCGTTGCCCGCGGGGCAGCGGCCGTCTTCTACGAGCCGGAGGGCTACGCGCCGCCGGCCCTGGCCGTTCCCGCGATCGCCGTACCGAGGCTTCGCGAGCAGCTCGGGGTCATCGCGAGCCGTTTCTACGACGCCCCGTCCCGGCGCCTCAAGGTCATCGGCGTGACGGGAACGAACGGCAAGACCACGTGCACGCAGCTCCTCGCGCAGGCGCTCGACCGGCCGCCGGACCGCTGCGGCGTGATCGGCACGCTCGGCAACGGCTTCCCCGGCGCGCTGGACGAGGGTACCCACACCACCCCCGACGCCGCCGCCGTGCACGGGCTGCTCGCGGAGTTTCTCGCGAACGGGGCCCGCGCCGTCGCGATGGAAGTTTCCTCGCACGCGCTCGAGCAGGGCCGCGTGAACGGTGTGTGCTTCGAGGCGGCGCTCTTCACCAACCTCTCCCGGGATCACCTCGACTACCACGGCGACATGGCCACCTACGGCGCGGCGAAATCGCGCCTGTTCATGCAGGACGGGCTGAAAGCCGCGGTCGTGAACGTCGAGGACGAATACGGCGAGCGCCTGGCGCGCGCCTTGCGCGATCGCGTGCGCCTCGTGGGGTACGGTTTGCGCCGCGGCGACGTGCACGCCCGCGCGCTCGCCTGCACCCGCGGCGGCATCGAACTGGAGGCGCTCACGCCGATGGGCGAGGTCGGGATCCGTTCTCCGCTCTTCGGCGAGTTCAACGCCCTGAATCTCCTCGGTGCGCTCGCCACGCTCCTCGCGCTCGGGCTCGACCCGCGCGAGGCGGGCCGGCGCCTGGCCGCGGCCCTTCCGGTGCCCGGGAGGGCGGAGCGTTTTGCAGGCGGACCGAACCGTCCGCTCGTGGTGGTCGACTACGCGCATACGCCGGACGCACTCGAACAGGTGCTGAAGAGCCTCCGACCGCACGCCGCCGGGCGGCTCTGGTGCGTGTTCGGCTGCGGAGGGGACCGGGACCGCGGCAAGCGCCCGGAAATGGGCGCGGTCGCCGAGCGACTGGCCGACGTCGTCCTGATCACGGACGACAACCCGCGCCACGAATCGGGCGACGCCATTGTGGCCGATATCCTCGAGGGGATGCGGTCGAAGCCGCGCGTGATTCGCGACCGTCGCGCGGCGATCGCCACTGCCCTCGCCGACGCCGCGGCCCAGGACGTGGTGCTGATCGCGGGCAAGGGCCACGAGGACTACCAGCAGGTCGGCGACGTGCGCCATCCGTACAGCGACCGCGACACGGTCCGCGCGCTGCTGGGGCTGGCCGCATGA
- a CDS encoding UDP-N-acetylmuramoyl-tripeptide--D-alanyl-D-alanine ligase, with protein sequence MMSLALLADVLKAPLTGADARFTGVSTDTRTIVAGDLFVALTGPRFDGHSFLPEAISRGASGAILSRRLETPLPYVHVADTRKALGDFASFWRRQFAIPVIAVTGSNGKTTVKEMIAAILAQRGPVLATRGNLNNDIGVPLTLLRLRAGDRHAVIEMGMNHAGEIDYLSRLALPSVAVITNAAEAHLAGLGSVEAIARAKGEIYAGLAADGVAIVNADDDFAGLWRDLARPRRVLSFGLDHPADVTADYEPADTGIRLQLRTPDGEMAMRLPLLGKHNVMNALAAGAASLAAGAALADVKSGLERLKAVSGRLELKEGISGARVIDDTYNANPGSLAAGLQVLKEARGERVLVLGDMAELGPSAADIHRRVGELAHSLGIQRLYAIGEFAALSARSFGPGGKHFTTPEALIEALIDCMHGDMTLLVKGSRVMRMERVVAGIARRTQPATEAGHGVT encoded by the coding sequence ATGATGTCGCTCGCACTCCTCGCCGACGTGCTCAAGGCGCCACTGACGGGCGCGGACGCGCGTTTCACGGGCGTGTCGACCGACACGCGGACGATCGTCGCCGGCGACCTTTTCGTCGCGCTCACGGGACCCCGCTTCGACGGTCACAGCTTCCTTCCCGAAGCGATCTCCCGCGGCGCGAGCGGCGCGATCCTGTCGCGCCGGCTGGAGACGCCGCTCCCTTACGTGCACGTGGCCGACACGCGCAAGGCGCTCGGCGACTTCGCCAGCTTCTGGCGGCGCCAGTTCGCGATCCCGGTGATCGCCGTGACCGGGAGCAACGGCAAGACCACCGTCAAGGAGATGATCGCGGCCATACTCGCGCAGCGGGGACCGGTCCTCGCGACGCGCGGCAATCTGAACAACGACATCGGCGTTCCGCTGACGCTGCTCCGCTTGAGGGCAGGCGATCGCCATGCCGTCATCGAGATGGGCATGAACCACGCCGGCGAAATCGATTATCTCTCGCGCCTCGCGCTGCCGTCGGTCGCGGTGATCACCAACGCCGCCGAAGCGCATCTGGCGGGCCTCGGAAGCGTCGAGGCGATCGCGCGCGCCAAGGGCGAGATCTACGCCGGCCTGGCCGCCGACGGCGTGGCGATCGTGAACGCCGACGACGACTTCGCCGGGCTGTGGCGCGATCTGGCCAGGCCGCGACGCGTCCTCAGCTTCGGTCTCGACCACCCCGCCGACGTCACGGCGGATTACGAGCCGGCCGACACCGGCATCCGACTGCAACTACGAACCCCCGATGGAGAGATGGCGATGCGCCTCCCTTTGCTTGGCAAACACAATGTGATGAACGCGCTGGCCGCGGGTGCCGCCTCGCTCGCCGCCGGCGCCGCGCTCGCCGACGTGAAGAGCGGGCTCGAGCGGCTGAAGGCCGTGTCCGGCCGGCTCGAGCTCAAGGAAGGCATCAGCGGCGCCCGCGTGATCGACGACACGTACAACGCCAATCCCGGTTCGCTTGCGGCCGGCCTGCAGGTGCTGAAGGAGGCGCGCGGGGAGCGCGTGCTCGTGCTCGGCGACATGGCCGAGCTCGGCCCCTCGGCGGCGGACATCCACCGGCGCGTGGGCGAGCTGGCCCACAGCCTCGGCATTCAGCGCCTCTACGCGATCGGTGAATTCGCCGCCCTCTCGGCCAGGAGTTTCGGGCCTGGCGGGAAGCACTTCACGACGCCCGAGGCGCTCATCGAGGCGCTGATCGACTGCATGCACGGCGATATGACGCTCCTGGTGAAGGGTTCGCGGGTGATGCGGATGGAGCGCGTCGTCGCGGGGATCGCGCGCCGCACGCAGCCGGCCACAGAAGCCGGGCACGGGGTGACTTAG
- the mraY gene encoding phospho-N-acetylmuramoyl-pentapeptide-transferase, which translates to MLYFLFERLTSEFSFLNVFRYLTFRAILGVLTALAISLWAGPWIIRRLVYRQLGQTVRTDGPQSHLSKAGTPTMGGVMILVAVFVSTLAWANLANRFVWVVLLTTLAFGAIGWVDDYKKIINKDPKGIGARQKFFWQTLSGFAAAFFLYYTAQTPAETQLLLPLFKNVLLDLGPFFILLTYFVIVGSSNAVNLTDGLDGLAIMPAVMVAGGLGIFAYVTGHANFSSYLGFPHIAGAGEVLIICAAIVGAGLGFLWFNTYPAMVFMGDIGALALGGALGAIAVVVRQEIVLFVMGGLFVMETVSVMLQVASFKLTGKRIFRMAPLHHHFELKGWPEPRVIVRFWIISLILVLIGLATLKIR; encoded by the coding sequence GTGCTCTACTTCCTGTTCGAGCGACTGACGAGCGAGTTTTCGTTCCTCAACGTCTTTCGCTACCTGACGTTCCGGGCGATCCTCGGCGTCCTCACGGCGCTCGCCATATCGCTCTGGGCCGGGCCGTGGATCATCCGGCGGCTGGTCTACCGGCAGCTCGGGCAGACGGTGCGCACCGACGGCCCGCAGTCGCACCTGTCCAAGGCCGGCACGCCGACCATGGGCGGCGTCATGATCCTGGTCGCGGTGTTCGTGAGCACGCTCGCGTGGGCCAACCTCGCCAACCGGTTCGTCTGGGTGGTGCTGCTCACGACGCTCGCCTTCGGCGCCATCGGGTGGGTGGACGACTACAAGAAAATCATCAACAAGGACCCGAAGGGCATCGGTGCGCGCCAGAAGTTCTTCTGGCAGACGCTGTCCGGGTTCGCCGCGGCCTTTTTCCTCTACTACACCGCGCAGACCCCGGCGGAGACGCAGCTCCTCTTGCCGCTCTTCAAGAACGTGCTGCTCGACCTCGGCCCGTTCTTCATCCTGCTCACGTACTTCGTCATCGTGGGTTCGAGCAACGCGGTCAATCTGACGGATGGTCTCGACGGGCTCGCCATCATGCCCGCGGTGATGGTGGCGGGCGGCCTGGGCATTTTCGCCTACGTCACCGGGCACGCGAACTTCTCGTCTTACCTCGGGTTCCCGCACATCGCCGGCGCGGGCGAGGTGCTCATCATCTGCGCCGCGATCGTCGGGGCGGGACTCGGCTTTCTGTGGTTCAACACCTACCCGGCGATGGTCTTCATGGGCGACATCGGCGCGCTCGCGCTCGGGGGCGCGCTCGGCGCGATCGCGGTCGTGGTGCGCCAGGAGATCGTGCTGTTCGTCATGGGCGGGCTGTTCGTGATGGAAACGGTGTCCGTCATGCTGCAGGTCGCGTCGTTCAAGCTGACGGGCAAGCGCATCTTCCGCATGGCTCCGCTGCACCACCACTTCGAGCTCAAGGGGTGGCCGGAGCCGCGCGTGATCGTGCGCTTCTGGATCATCAGCCTGATCCTCGTATTGATCGGGCTGGCGACGCTGAAGATCCGATAA
- the murD gene encoding UDP-N-acetylmuramoyl-L-alanine--D-glutamate ligase produces MSAVVAVNREAGRALVVGLGTTGLSCVRHLVARGYDVSVVDSRAAPPGLESVRREYPALAVRTGALDASMFRDTGLLVVSPGVSLKEPAIAEAIARGAQPIGDIELFAREARAPVLAITGANGKSTVTSLVGEICRAGGLDTRVGGNIGVPALSLIGPTEPDVYVLELSSFQLETTWSLNARAAAVLNLTPDHMDRYASLEEYAEAKARIYAGDGTMVLNADDARVMAMARPGRRVAYFGLGAPKGVEHFGLVQKGGEVFAARGESEVLAASEVPLPGRHNLANVLAALALTGTMGVPPDAQREAVRRFKGLPHRTELVASRDGIRWINDSKGTNVGATVAALDGMTSPVVLIAGGDGKGQDFRALADAARRRARAVVLIGRDAPLIEAALAGAVPAVRAQDLVDAVRRSRGLARSGDVVLLSPACASFDMFRNYEHRGDVFRAAVQELLG; encoded by the coding sequence GTGTCGGCAGTGGTGGCGGTGAACAGGGAAGCGGGACGCGCGCTGGTCGTGGGCCTCGGGACCACGGGCCTCTCGTGCGTGCGCCACCTCGTCGCGCGCGGCTACGACGTGAGCGTGGTCGACTCGCGGGCGGCCCCGCCCGGGCTCGAATCGGTCCGGCGCGAGTACCCGGCGCTCGCCGTGCGCACCGGCGCGCTCGACGCCTCGATGTTCCGCGACACCGGACTCCTCGTCGTGAGCCCCGGCGTGAGCCTCAAGGAGCCGGCGATTGCCGAGGCGATCGCACGCGGGGCGCAGCCGATCGGCGATATCGAGCTCTTCGCGCGAGAGGCGCGTGCTCCGGTCCTTGCGATAACCGGGGCGAACGGCAAGAGCACGGTGACCTCGCTGGTCGGCGAAATCTGCCGGGCGGGAGGGCTCGATACCCGCGTCGGCGGCAACATCGGCGTACCGGCGCTGTCCCTGATCGGGCCCACCGAACCGGATGTCTATGTGCTGGAGCTCTCGAGCTTCCAGCTCGAGACCACCTGGAGCCTGAACGCGCGCGCCGCCGCCGTGCTCAACCTGACCCCCGACCACATGGACCGCTACGCGAGCCTGGAAGAGTACGCCGAGGCGAAGGCGCGGATCTACGCGGGCGACGGGACGATGGTGCTCAACGCCGACGACGCGCGCGTGATGGCCATGGCGCGACCGGGCAGGCGCGTCGCCTATTTCGGGCTCGGTGCGCCGAAGGGCGTCGAGCATTTCGGGCTCGTGCAAAAGGGCGGCGAGGTATTCGCCGCGCGGGGCGAAAGCGAGGTGCTCGCGGCGTCCGAGGTGCCGCTGCCCGGCCGTCACAACCTGGCCAACGTCCTCGCCGCCCTCGCGCTCACGGGGACGATGGGCGTTCCCCCGGACGCGCAACGCGAGGCGGTGCGCCGGTTCAAGGGGCTGCCGCATCGCACCGAGCTGGTCGCGAGCCGCGACGGCATCCGCTGGATCAACGATTCCAAGGGGACGAACGTCGGCGCCACCGTCGCGGCGCTCGACGGGATGACCTCGCCCGTGGTCCTCATCGCCGGCGGCGATGGCAAGGGCCAGGACTTCCGCGCGCTGGCCGACGCCGCCCGCCGCCGCGCCCGCGCCGTCGTGCTGATTGGGCGCGACGCCCCCCTTATCGAGGCGGCACTGGCCGGCGCGGTTCCTGCCGTGCGCGCACAGGATCTCGTCGACGCCGTCCGTCGTTCACGCGGCCTCGCCCGTTCCGGCGACGTGGTGCTGCTCTCGCCCGCGTGCGCGAGCTTCGACATGTTCAGGAACTACGAGCACCGCGGCGACGTGTTCCGCGCGGCGGTGCAGGAGCTCCTCGGATGA
- the ftsW gene encoding putative lipid II flippase FtsW — MSRVLLDGRLAGGRTAWRVAGQVHHPWDYWLIGSVLALTALGLVMVHSASVDYATRSFGHSGHFLIRHASYLLAALVTALIVVRTRVQWWEAAGRYLLLVGIGLLVLVLVPGIGVHVNGSTRWLRLGVVTVQPSEIMKLGAVVYVAGYLVRKHEALGRFIQGILMIGMVVALIGVLLLQQPDLGSLVVICLTVLTMLFLAGVRFWHFMIVVGAGAGGMVLLTLVSPYRLSRVTSFLDPWADPFDTGFQLVQALIAFGRGEWFGVGLGASVQKLSYLPAAHTDFLMAVIAEELGLVGVLAVIALFGVVMVRAFLIARAAEAAGLLYGARLAHGLGLLLGYQGMINIGVNMGLLPTKGLTLPFVSYGGSSLVVSAAAVALLLVIERESRGRVWGRA, encoded by the coding sequence ATGAGCCGCGTGCTGCTCGATGGACGGCTCGCGGGAGGCCGCACGGCGTGGCGCGTGGCCGGACAGGTCCACCATCCGTGGGACTACTGGCTGATCGGGAGCGTGCTCGCGCTCACCGCGCTCGGCCTGGTGATGGTGCATTCCGCTTCGGTCGATTACGCGACCCGCAGCTTCGGACACAGCGGGCATTTTCTGATTCGTCATGCGTCGTACCTGCTCGCCGCCCTGGTTACGGCGCTGATCGTCGTGCGCACCCGCGTGCAGTGGTGGGAAGCGGCGGGTCGCTATCTTCTTCTCGTCGGAATCGGGCTCCTGGTGCTCGTGCTCGTCCCGGGCATCGGCGTACACGTGAACGGCAGCACGCGCTGGTTGCGCCTCGGCGTCGTCACGGTGCAGCCCTCGGAGATCATGAAGCTCGGCGCCGTCGTGTACGTCGCGGGCTACCTCGTGCGCAAGCACGAAGCGCTCGGCCGGTTCATCCAGGGCATTCTCATGATCGGCATGGTGGTCGCGCTCATCGGGGTGCTGCTCCTGCAGCAGCCGGACCTCGGCTCCCTGGTCGTCATCTGCCTCACCGTGCTCACGATGCTCTTTCTCGCCGGCGTGCGCTTCTGGCACTTCATGATCGTGGTCGGGGCGGGCGCGGGCGGCATGGTGCTGCTCACGCTCGTTTCACCGTACCGCCTGAGCCGCGTCACGAGCTTCCTCGATCCCTGGGCCGATCCCTTCGATACCGGATTTCAGCTGGTACAGGCGCTCATCGCCTTCGGTCGTGGCGAGTGGTTCGGCGTCGGACTCGGTGCGAGCGTGCAGAAGCTCTCGTACCTTCCCGCCGCCCACACCGACTTTCTCATGGCCGTAATCGCCGAGGAGCTCGGGCTCGTCGGCGTCCTCGCCGTGATCGCGCTCTTCGGGGTAGTGATGGTGCGCGCGTTCCTGATCGCGCGCGCGGCCGAGGCCGCGGGCCTGCTCTACGGCGCGCGCCTCGCGCACGGCCTCGGGCTCCTGCTCGGATACCAGGGCATGATCAACATCGGGGTCAACATGGGCCTGCTCCCGACCAAGGGCCTGACCCTGCCTTTCGTGAGCTACGGCGGCTCGAGCCTGGTCGTGAGCGCCGCGGCCGTCGCGCTGCTGCTCGTCATCGAGCGCGAGTCGCGCGGACGGGTCTGGGGGCGCGCGTGA
- the murG gene encoding undecaprenyldiphospho-muramoylpentapeptide beta-N-acetylglucosaminyltransferase: MNGVLIMAGGTGGHIFPGLAVARRLRAAKVPVVWLGTRQGLEARIVPAAQADIEMEWIAIGGVRGKGLVGWLLLPWRLAVAMLQAFRVLRRRRPRAVLSLGGFVAGPGGLVAWLTRTPLLIHEQNAIPGLTNRWLALLADHVLCGFPAAFGEAARAQHVGNPVRPEIANLPPPGERLAGRTGPLRLLVVGGSQGARVFNEVLPQALRELAPAERPEVWHQCGRDAEARVRQAYGEAPARVAEFIDDMAAAYAWADLVLCRAGAMTIAELAAAGVASILVPFPFAVDDHQTANARFLEERAAAVRVPQSELTAARLVGLLRQFASNRDVLYKMAEAARAASVPDADETVARLCLEAMRA; this comes from the coding sequence GTGAACGGGGTGCTGATCATGGCCGGCGGCACCGGCGGACACATCTTCCCCGGGCTTGCCGTGGCGCGCCGCCTCCGTGCGGCCAAGGTTCCCGTCGTCTGGCTCGGAACCCGGCAGGGGCTCGAGGCGCGGATCGTCCCGGCGGCGCAAGCGGACATCGAGATGGAGTGGATCGCGATCGGCGGCGTGCGCGGCAAGGGCCTCGTCGGCTGGCTGCTCCTGCCCTGGCGCCTGGCTGTCGCGATGCTGCAGGCCTTCCGGGTGCTGCGCCGGCGCCGGCCGCGCGCGGTGCTCTCGCTCGGCGGCTTCGTCGCCGGACCGGGAGGTCTCGTCGCCTGGCTCACGCGCACGCCGCTGCTCATTCACGAGCAGAACGCGATCCCGGGTCTCACGAACCGGTGGCTGGCGCTCCTCGCTGATCACGTGCTCTGCGGTTTTCCCGCCGCCTTCGGCGAGGCCGCACGGGCGCAACACGTGGGCAACCCCGTGCGTCCCGAGATCGCGAACCTGCCACCGCCGGGCGAGCGGCTCGCGGGGCGCACCGGCCCGCTTCGACTGCTCGTCGTGGGCGGGAGCCAGGGTGCGCGCGTGTTCAACGAGGTCCTGCCACAGGCCCTGCGCGAGCTCGCGCCGGCCGAGCGGCCCGAGGTCTGGCACCAGTGCGGGCGCGACGCCGAGGCGCGCGTGCGCCAGGCTTACGGCGAGGCGCCCGCGCGCGTCGCCGAGTTCATCGACGACATGGCGGCCGCGTACGCCTGGGCCGATCTCGTCCTCTGCCGTGCGGGCGCGATGACGATCGCCGAGCTCGCGGCCGCCGGCGTCGCCTCGATCCTCGTGCCGTTCCCTTTCGCGGTCGACGACCACCAGACGGCCAATGCCCGATTCCTGGAAGAGCGCGCAGCGGCCGTGCGCGTGCCGCAGAGCGAGCTCACGGCCGCGCGTCTCGTCGGGCTCCTCCGGCAGTTCGCCTCGAACCGCGACGTGCTCTACAAGATGGCGGAAGCGGCCCGCGCCGCCAGCGTGCCGGACGCCGACGAGACGGTCGCGCGCCTGTGCCTGGAGGCGATGCGTGCGTGA